The following are encoded in a window of Harmonia axyridis chromosome 7, icHarAxyr1.1, whole genome shotgun sequence genomic DNA:
- the LOC123685322 gene encoding uncharacterized protein LOC123685322 gives MPDREVEEITLKQLLEEIKNSKKEVKNCISASESRLLLEIQALKSRNEYLERESADLKERLEKAERILNKNNVLVFGLKRDTKLTSEFLCCELNKLLKTNIETTEISDCYALGREKNCPRQENNRLRSFLLKARANSSEKSYIKGNRLVVGQRIYDLEELDSSEEENRPNSAPSTPAAEEQTKPLEQRTDYGLIDSASGVATSSVKERLAKLMTPQLATQKKIFLHRKKPPSKEEYIEKCTSVISAKKKNQIRKDYVTPSIMKVIDEKQKLFNRVKREPNNSQLKSEYSKLKNKLQRLIKEAKTHFFEKCIKNNEKDSKALWDCVKRITNYEKPDTNIKHIKNDDEEIIESGQEMCDLFNDYYSRLGESYANEIIAPADFTEEKILKVGIVKPLYKGGDRSRMQNYRPITLVSNLGKILEKLIKVRMETFINKHKIISDNQFGFRKGMSTENAIKKVTDIIYKNIDRKIPTLAVVVDLAKAFDTVCHDRLLEKLENFGFRGKVLNLLRSYLSDRIQIVHLNGKYSESNQINFGVPQGTVLGPLLFILYINSLFRVNNKGEIIGFADDTMILFHDVTWKNLKKQVCQEFETLTKWFRLNKLTINISKTKYITFASNKKGIPDLGDLNFDDQLYVAKTHSTRYLGVVIDEHLKWDEHITYVSRKLRGILYRFKYIMNYVNSPKHLQMLYESLVQPQLSYGIIGWGGVFDTHKRIIDVLQRNILKVMYKKKITFSSDSIYSLAKVLDIRQIFAQRIISHIKQNKISIIQKEHKYPTRAGDDNENYERPRAEKRIGQRCSEYIAARLYPIVPKEIKEINNKNKFNKELKRWLIEQDRTEIHKIINST, from the exons GAATATTTGGAGAGAGAGAGCGCAGACCTAAAAGAAAGACTCGAAAAAGCTGAGcgcatattgaataaaaataatgttttagtTTTTGGTTTGAAGAGGGATACAAAATTGACATCGGAGTTTCTCTGCTGTGAACTTAATAAATTGTTGAAGACTAACATTGAAACCACAGAAATTAGTGATTGCTACGCGCTGGGAAGGGAAAAAAATTGTCCt CGACAGGAAAATAATAGGCTCAGGTCGTTCTTGCTGAAAGCTAGAGCAAATTCATCCGAAAAATCCTATATAAAGGGGAATAGGTTGGTGGTTGGACAGAGGATTTACGATTTGGAGGAGCTGGATAGTTCTGAAGAGGAAAATAGACCAAATAGCGCACCAAGTACTCCTGCCGCTGAGGAGCAAACTAAGCCTTTAGAACAGAGAACAGATTATGGATTGATAGATTCAGCTTCTGGGGTAGCTACAAGTAGTGTGAAAGAACGTTTGGCTAAGTTGATGACACCACAATTGGCAAcgcaaaagaaaatatttttacatAGGAAGAAACCACCTTCAAAGGAAG AATATATAGAAAAATGCACAAGCGTGATATCCgcgaaaaagaaaaatcagatcAGAAAGGATTATGTTACTCCAAGTATCATGAAAGTTAtagatgaaaaacaaaaattgtttaataGGGTTAAAAGAGAACCAAACAATTCACAACTGAAGAGCGAGtattctaaattaaaaaataaattacaaaggCTCATAAAAGAAGCCAAAacgcatttttttgaaaagtgcataaaaaataatgaaaaagactCCAAGGCTTTATGGGACTGTGTGAAAAGGATTACCAATTACGAAAAACCGGATACAAATATAAAACACATAAAAAATGACGATGAGGAAATCATAGAGAGCGGACAAGAAATGTGCGATCTTTTCAATGACTATTATAGTCGACTAGGGGAAAGTTATGCAAATGAAATAATTGCTCCTGCTGACTTCACAGAGGAGA AAATATTAAAAGTAGGAATAGTGAAACCACTCTATAAAGGAGGAGACAGGAGTCGCATGCAGAACTATAGACCGATAACTTTAGTTTCAAATCTGGGAAAGATCCTCGAAAAGTTGATTAAAGTTCGTATGGAGAcatttataaataaacataaGATTATATCAGATAATCAGTTTGGTTTTCGAAAAGGCATGTCGACAGAAAATGCCATAAAAAAAGTCACAGAcatcatatataaaaatattgaccGTAAAATTCCAACTTTGGCGGTAGTTGTCGATCTTGCAAAAGCTTTTGATACTGTCTGTCATGATCGTCTACTagaaaagcttgaaaattttggTTTCCGCGGCAAAGTATTAAATCTGCTACGAAGCTATCTATCAGATAGAATACAAATTGTACACCTAAATGGAAAATATAGTGAAAGTAATCAAATAAATTTCGGAGTACCACAGGGTACAGTTCTTGGGCCTCTTCTGTTCATATTGTATATAAACAGTCTCTTCAGGGTTAATAACAAAGGTGAAATTATCGGTTTCGCGGACGATACCATGATACTTTTTCATGATGTTACATGGAAGAATCTGAAAAAACAAGTATGCCAAGAATTTGAGACTCTGACAAAATGGTTCAGATTGAATAAACTTACGATAAATATCAGTAAGACCAAATATATAACCTTCGCCTCAAATAAAAAGGGAATTCCAGATTTAGGAGACTTGAATTTCGATGACCAGTTATATGTAGCGAAAACACATTCAACAAGGTATCTTGGCGTAGTCATCGATGAACATTTGAAGTGGGATGAACACATAACGTATGTTTCGAGAAAACTTAGAGGTATCTTATATAGATTTAAGTATATAATGAATTATGTTAATTCTCCAAAACATTTACAGATGCTCTATGAGTCGCTGGTGCAGCCACAGCTTTCGTATGGTATAATAGGATGGGGAGGTGTTTTTGACACACACAAGAGAATCATTGATGTTCTCCAAAGAAATATCCTCAAAGtgatgtacaaaaaaaaaattacattctcTAGTGACAGTATATACAGTTTAGCTAAAGTATTAGATATAAGACAAATTTTTGCTCAAAGGATTATCTCGCatatcaaacaaaataaaatttccatcATACAAAAAGAACACAAATACCCTACGAGAGCTGGAGACGATAACGAAAATTATGAGAGACCCAGAGCAGAAAAAAGAATTGGACAGAGATGTAGTGAATATATAGCTGCAAGACTATACCCGATcgtaccaaaagaaataaaagaaataaataataaaaataaattcaacaaaGAACTAAAGAGATGGCTGATTGAACAAGACCGAACTGAGATACATAAGATTATAAATTccacttaa
- the LOC123684337 gene encoding lipase 3-like — MNKVKYGQSIPPEYNLTNVVTPVALHYARKDKATGYKDVEHLAKILPNCIRLSLVPLEDFDHVNFIWSNHIKTLVYDEVFEDLKKY, encoded by the exons ATGAACAAAGTCAAGTATGGCCAATCAATTCCCCCAGAATATAATTTGACGAATGTTGTGACACCTGTGGCTCTTCATTATGCACGTAAAGACAAGGCAACAGGGTACAAG gATGTTGAACATTTGGCTAAGATCTTACCCAACTGTATCAGATTAAGTTTGGTGCCATTGGAAGATTTTGATCACGTTAATTTTATATGGAGTAATCATATTAAGACTTTGGTGTATGACGAAGTGTTCGAAGACTTGAAGAAGTATTAG